A genomic region of Raphanus sativus cultivar WK10039 chromosome 6, ASM80110v3, whole genome shotgun sequence contains the following coding sequences:
- the LOC130495525 gene encoding protein TRIGALACTOSYLDIACYLGLYCEROL 4, chloroplastic, with protein MNRLRWVGEGDIWELDKSTPVTLEATARAVSNDPLPLGLSRGTRLSRPKQAEFFHRFMATPLIPSFSPLAGGLSLQKVLTFPFPNNWFVSLLGQFDVQRFVSEVKKSEAFVRGSASRLSTLGKQLKDKSLYALGFCSELLLTPEDTLLLSYDTYKCDPNKNPRAKAVFNHKFPLHNLTAEAVWPGLYVDKEGEYWDVPFSMAIDLASLPAESGLSYHLCLHHNSGSPKKFSSVDAVEVPPPASLLPGLSLKSAFSYRANMDLWRGITPKLEACKPYDIFLSSPHVSVSGIIGSVMTAAFGENSIRTKLEKDSEGVGGFSLHLPSVNSGFMADALGRASLTAQYGNFQKLFFDLTRFHARLDFPHGLRFLTGATSVAQELLNSRQPSLEAFQKICPEVSVSLQQQIVGPFSLRAESGIQIDLKNEGNPVTIHNATFAIEYALQVLASAKAVAWYSPKQREFMIELRFYET; from the exons ATGAACAGACTGAGATGGGTCGGAGAGGGAGACATATGGGAGCTAGACAAGTCGACTCCCGTGACACTCGAAGCCACGGCACGTGCCGTTTCAAACGACCCTCTCCCTCTAGGTCTCTCAAGAGGAACTCGTCTCTCTCGCCCAAAGCAAGCCGAGTTCTTCCACCGCTTCATGGCCACACCTCTCATCCCTTCCTTCTCCCCTCTCGCTGGTGGCCTCTCTCTCCAAAAGGTCCTCACTTTCCCTTTCCCCAACAACTG GTTTGTGTCTCTTCTGGGTCAGTTCGATGTTCAGAGATTCGTGTCTGAGGTTAAAAAGAGTGAGGCTTTTGTTCGTGGGTCAGCTTCTCGGTTAAGCACACTTGGCAAGCAGTTAAAGGATAAGTCTTTGTACGCGTTAGGTTTCTGCTCTGAGCTGTTGTTGACACCAGAGGATACTCTGCTTCTTAGCTATGATACTTACAAATGTGATCCTAACAAGAATCCAAGAGCTAAAGCTGTCTTCAATCACAAG tttccaCTTCACAATCTGACAGCAGAAGCGGTTTGGCCTGGACTATATGTGGATAAAGAGGGTGAATATTGGGATGTACCTTTTTCAATGGCTATTGATCTAGCTTCTCTTCCTGCTGAGTCTGGTCTAAGTTACCATTTATGTTTGCATCATAACAGTGGATCTCCCAAGAAGTTTAGTTCTGTTGATGCTGTGGAAGTGCCTCCTCCGGCTTCTCTGCTTCCTGGTTTGTCTCTGAAATCCGCGTTTTCTTATAGAGCCAACATGGATCTCTGGAGAGGTATCACTCCAAAGCTAGAAGCCTGCAAGCCCTATGACATCTTTCTCAGTAGTCCTCATGTCTCAGTATCTGGGATCATCG GTAGTGTGATGACTGCAGCGTTTGGTGAAAATTCAATCAGAACAAAACTTGAGAAGGACTCTGAAGGTGTTGGAGGATTCTCTCTTCATTTACCATCAGTAAACTCCGGATTCATGGCTGATGCCTTGGGACGTGCGTCGCTCACAGCTCAGTATGGAAACTTTCAGAAGCTCTTCTTTGATCTCACCCGTTTCCACGCTAGACTAGACTTCCCTCATGGTCTGAGGTTCCTTACCGGTGCCACTAGTGTCGCACAAGAACTTTTGAATTCTCGGCAGCCTAGTTTAGAAGCGTTTCAGAAAATCTGCCCGGAAGTATCAGTATCTCTGCAGCAACAG ATTGTTGGACCTTTCAGTTTAAGAGCTGAGTCTGGAATTCAGATTGATCTGAAAAATGAAGGTAACCCTGTGACTATACATAACGCAACTTTTGCCATCGAATATGCTCTCCAAGTGCTTGCTTCTGCCAAGGCTGTCGCGTGGTACTCACCAAAACAGAGAGAATTCATGATTGAACTTCGCTTCTACGAGACATAG
- the LOC130496216 gene encoding ubiquitin-like-specific protease 1A gives MCLASAVVTTHTYSAALTSCSNSSSKAMAPGNHHRYYYPEVKSPLPRQLHAPSPVRKFGLSALPKQSRSSLERKTLDLPPLAYTQVIDVDEVDYVEVISSSSSDDEVEIVENLESSEKEESSLDDANPKNGSFTMAVDDSQADPVTDVCSFEAYRKTLKSAENRTSKLKARGFGDVLRERCRGLLRSLRSFFRQDQEEPLDVRGEPFRSLSEEDVTAVKQAFSANVQNILVTHESSNIDISVEKLRCLKPGQWLNDEVINLYLVLLKEREAREPKKFIKCHFFNTFFFTKLVHSGTGYNYGAVRRWTSMKKLGYHLIDCDKIFIPIHMNIHWTLAVINIKERKLQYLDSFKGREPRILDALARYFADEVKDKNKVDVDVSQWRQEFVQDLPEQRNGFDCGMFMLKYMDFYSRGLDLCFTQEHMPYFRVRTAKEILQLRAE, from the exons ATGTGTTTGGCTTCAGCAGTAGTCACTACACACACCTATAGCGCCGCTTTAACTTCTTGTTCAAACTCCAGTTCTAAGGCCATGGCTCCAGGAAACCACCACCGTTATTATTACCCAGAAGTGAAATCTCCTCTGCCGAGACAACTCCACGCTCCTTCCCCTGTCCGCAAGTTCGGCCTCTCCGCTTTGCCGAAACAGAGTCGTAGCAGCTTAGAAAGGAAGACACTTGATTTGCCTCCTTTGGCCTATACACAAGTGATTGATGTTGACGAGGTTGATTACGTGGAGGTTatatcctcctcctcctccgacgaCGAGGTTGAGATTGTTGAGAACCTTGAGAGTAGTGAAAAGGAAGAGTCTTCTTTAGACGATGCCAATCCGAAAAACGGGAGCTTTACTATGGCGGTTGATGATTCTCAAGCTGACCCTGTGACTGATGTCTGCAGTTTCGAAGCGTATAGAAAGACACTCAAGAGCGCCGAGAACCGGACTTCTAAACTGAAAGCCAGAGGCTTTGGCGATGTTTTGAGAGAAAGGTGTCGTGGTCTGTTGCGAAGCTTGCGTTCCTTTTTCAGACAAGATCAAGAAGAACCATTAGATGTAAGAGGTGAACCGTTTCGATCTCTATCCGAGGAAGATGTGACAGCAGTCAAGCAAGCATTCTCAGCTAATGTTCa gaacatcttggttacacaTGAGAGTTCAAACATTGACATTAGTGTGGAGAAACTGAGGTGTCTTAAACCAGGTCAATGGTTGAACGATGAG GTGATTAATCTGTATCTAGTATTGCTGAAAGAAAGGGAAGCTAGAGAGCCAAAGAAGTTTATCAAATGTCATTTTTTCAATACTTTTTTCTTCACCAAG TTAGTTCATTCGGGGACTGGATACAACTATGGTGCAGTCAGAAGATGGACTTCAATGAAGAAGTTGGGCTACCATCTCATAGATTGTGACAAG ATATTTATCCCTATACATATGAACATCCACTGGACATTGGCTGTTATTAACATAAAGGAACGAAAACTCCAGTATCTTGATTCGTTCAAAGGAAGAGAGCCTAGAATCCTTGATGCGCTG GCTAGATACTTTGCGGATGAAGTAAAGGATAAGAATAAAGTGGACGTTGATGTAAGTCAATGGAGACAAGAGTTTGTGCAGGACCTTCCTGAGCAAAGAAATGG TTTTGATTGTGGAATGTTTATGCTGAAATACATGGACTTTTACAGCAGAGGTCTGGATCTTTGTTTCACTCAG GAGCATATGCCATACTTTCGGGTTAGGACAGCAAAGGAGATTCTGCAACTGAGAGCTGAGTGA
- the LOC130496461 gene encoding uncharacterized protein LOC130496461 — protein MVDLKDQDMGEGMQCITHPYTKNPGGICPLCLQEKLGKLITSSFPLPKINHLSSPPKAFSPSTNSLALSLSSGRDSNNNNNLPFLLAKKKSMLAASSSSSSSSANLIYKRSKSTAAGYGEGFNQRKRSGFWSFLHLYSSKHQLASTTKKVSHSSRPRNQRTETTETPKRVLGGGGIDVIVEEEDESPSNKVVVETPTNSVGSGNGSSFGRKVLRSRSVGCGSRSFSGDFFERISNGFGDCALRRIESQREPTKVISNGGGGGEAADDAMSEMVKCGGIFGGFMIMTSSSSAASSTVDHHHKMGNRSWGWAFASPMRAKTTTHRGRTITESSTTDKSTPPNLDSIPPLVAMKT, from the coding sequence ATGGTTGACCTCAAAGACCAAGACATGGGAGAAGGGATGCAATGCATAACACATCCTTACACAAAGAACCCAGGTGGGATCTGTCCATTATGTCTCCAAGAGAAGCTCGGTAAGCTCATCACTTCCTCTTTCCCTCTCCCTAAAATAAACCACCTCTCTTCTCCTCCTAAAGCCTTCTCTCCTTCGACCAACTCTCTTGCTCTATCTCTCTCATCGGGAAGGGACagcaataacaacaacaacctcCCGTTTCTTCTGGCCAAGAAGAAGAGTATGCTCGCagcttcttcatcctcttcctcttcttcggcTAATCTTATCTATAAGAGAAGCAAGTCAACGGCTGCTGGTTACGGTGAGGGTTTCAACCAGAGGAAACGAAGTGGTTTCTGGTCGTTTCTTCATCTCTACTCCTCCAAACACCAACTCGCATCCACCACTAAAAAAGTCAGCCATTCTTCTAGGCCAAGAAACCAGagaacagagacaacagagacACCCAAGAGGGTCCTTGGTGGAGGAGGTATTGATGTGATagtggaggaggaagatgagAGTCCTAGTAACAAAGTGGTTGTAGAAACGCCAACAAACAGTGTTGGCAGTGGTAATGGATCTTCTTTTGGGAGGAAAGTGTTGAGGTCTAGATCTGTTGGGTGTGGAAGCAGAAGCTTCTCTGGAGACTTCTTTGAGAGGATCTCTAATGGGTTTGGAGATTGTGCCTTGAGAAGGATTGAGTCACAGAGAGAACCCACAAAGGTTATTAgtaatggtggtggtggtggtgaagcAGCTGATGATGCCATGAGTGAAATGGTGAAATGTGGTGGTATCTTTGGTGGGTTTATGATTatgacatcatcatcatcagcagcaTCATCAACAGTTGATCATCATCATAAGATGGGGAATAGAAGCTGGGGATGGGCTTTTGCTAGTCCAATGAGAGCCAAGACTACTACTCATAGAGGTCGTACTATTACAGAGTCTTCAACTACTGACAAGAGCACACCTCCAAACTTGGACTCAATTCCTCCCTTGGTTGCTATGAAAAcctaa
- the LOC130496946 gene encoding glyoxysomal fatty acid beta-oxidation multifunctional protein MFP-a-like, protein MTSRTKGKTAMEVGSDGVAIVTIINPPVNSLSFDVLDNLKSNYEEALSRNDVKAIVITGAKGKFSGGFDISGFGEVQKGTRKEPKVGYLSIDILTDLFEAARKPSVAAIDGLALGGGLELAMACHARISTPGTQLGLPELQLGVIPGFGGTQRLPRLVGLTKALEMILTSKPVKAEEGHSLGLVDTVVPPAELLNAARRWALDIAERRKPWVCSVSKTDKLPPLGEAREILKFAKEQTRKQAPNLKHPLMCLEAVEVGIVSGPRAGLEKEAQVGSQVVNLDTTKSLIHVFFSQRGTTKVPGVTDRGLVPRKIKKVAIIGGGLMGSGIATALILSNYTVILKEVDDKFLEAGIGRVKANLQSRVKKGRMSQEKFEKTMSLLKGSLDYESFRDVDMVIEAVIENISLKQQIFSELEKYCPQHCILASNTSTIDLNKIGERTKSQDRIIGAHFFSPAHVMPLLEIVRTNHTSPQVIVDLLDVGKKIKKTPVVVGNCTGFAVNRMMFFPYTQAAMFLAERGTDPYLIDRAVSKFGMPMGPFRLCDLIGFGVAVATATQFVENFPERTYKSMIIPLMQEDKRAGEAPRKGFYLYDDKRKAKPDPEIKKYIEKARSVSGVNIDSKLEKLSEKEIIEMTLFPVVNEACRVFEEGIAVKAADLDIAGIMGMGFPPYRGGIMFWADSIGSKYIHSKLDEWSKTYGDFFKPCAFLAERGSKGAPLSAPLEQARSRL, encoded by the exons ATGACTTCACGAACGAAGGGAAAGACGGCAATGGAAGTTGGCAGCGATGGCGTTGCCATAGTAACAATCATCAACCCTCCCGTCAACTCGCTATCGTTCGACG TGCTAGACAACCTCAAAAGTAACTACGAGGAAGCATTGAGCAGAAACGATGTTAAAGCTATTGTTATTACTG GTGCAAAGGGGAAGTTCTCTGGTGGATTTGATATATCTGGTTTTGGTGAAGTTCAGAAAGGGACTA GGAAAGAGCCAAAGGTTGGATACTTATCAATTGACATCCTAACCGATTTGTTTGAAG CTGCAAGGAAACCTTCTGTCGCTGCCATTGATGGGCTTGCCTTGGGAGGAGGGTTAGAACTTGCCATG GCTTGCCATGCGAGGATATCAACTCCTGGTACACAGTTAGGTCTGCCCGAGCTGCAACTCGGTGTTATTCCTGGGTTTGGAG GCACACAACGTCTTCCACGTCTTGTTGGTCTCACAAAAGCCCTTGAAATGATTTTG ACATCTAAGCCGGTCAAAGCCGAGGAAGGTCATTCATTAGGTCTTGTTGACACCGTCGTGCCACCTGCCGAGTTACTAAACGCTGCTCGTCGCTGGGCACTTGACATAGCCGAGAGGAGAAAACCGTGGGTTTGTAGTGTTTCAAAGACTGATAAGTTACCTCCTCTCGGAGAGGCAAGGGAAATACTGAAGTTTGCCAAGGAGCAGACACGCAAGCAAGCCCCCAACCTGAAACACCCCTTAATGTGCCTCGAGGCTGTTGAAGTGGGTATTGTTTCTGGTCCGAGGGCTGGTTTAGAAAAG GAGGCTCAAGTGGGCTCGCAAGTGGTCAACCTGGATACCACCAAAAGCTTGATTCATGTCTTCTTTTCTCAGCGAGGAACCACAAAG GTTCCTGGAGTTACTGATCGTGGGTTGGTGCCAAGGAAGATTAAAAAGGTAGCCATTATCGGAGGAGGGTTGATGGGATCTGGAATAGCCACTGCATTGATCCTCAGTAACTACACAGTGATTCTTAAGGAGGTAGACGACAAGTTCCTGGAGGCTGGAATTGGCAGGGTCAAAG CTAATCTTCAGAGCCGTGTAAAGAAAGGAAGGATGTCTCAGGAAAAATTTGAGAAAACAATGTCACTCCTTAAGGGATCTCTTGACTATGAAAGCTTTAGGGATGTGGACATGGTCATCGAG GCTGTCATTGAGAATATATCTTTGAAGCAGCAAATATTCTCGGAGCTAGAGAAGTACTGTCCTCAACATTGTATCCTTGCTAGCAACACATCTACCATTGATTTGAACAAAATCGGGGAGCGGACCAAGTCTCAGGATCGGATTATCGGAGCACATTTTTTCAG TCCAGCACATGTCATGCCACTGCTTGAAATAGTTCGGACCAATCATACCTCTCCTCAAGTAATTGTTGACTTGTTAGATGTTGGGAAGAAGATTAAGAAAACGCCAGTGGTGGTTGGAAACTGCACGGGGTTTGCAGTTAATAGGATGATGTTCTTCCCATACACACAGGCAGCTATGTTCCTTGCTGAGCGTGGAACAGATCCGTATCTAATCGACAGAGCAGTCAGCAAGTTTGGTATGCCGATGGGTCCCTTCAG ATTGTGCGACCTGATTGGATTCGGTGTGGCGGTTGCAACCGCAACACAGTTCGTCGAGAACTTCCCGGAGCGGACATACAAATCAATGATCATCCCACTCATGCAGGAGGACAAGAGAGCTG GTGAAGCACCACGTAAAGGTTTCTATCTTTATGATGATAAGCGCAAGGCTAAACCTGATCCtgaaataaagaaatatatcgAAAAGGCAAGGAGCGTGTCAGGAGTGAACATTGACTCTAAG TTGGAGAAACTGTCTGAAAAGGAAATTATCGAGATGACGTTGTTCCCTGTAGTGAACGAGGCGTGTAGAGTTTTTGAAGAAGGTATTGCTGTCAAAGCAGCAGACCTTGACATCGCTGGTATAATGGGAATGGGGTTTCCACCTTACAG AGGAGGAATCATGTTCTGGGCTGATTCCATTGGATCAAAATACATTCACTCAAAGCTAGATGAGTGGTCCAAGACTTATGGTGATTTCTTTAAGCCTTGTGCTTTCTTGGCTGAAAGGGGATCTAAAGGAGCTCCTCTG AGCGCCCCCTTGGAACAAGCCAGATCGCGATTGTAA
- the LOC130496947 gene encoding lipoamide acyltransferase component of branched-chain alpha-keto acid dehydrogenase complex, mitochondrial-like produces the protein MAIDSNAGGGFIDVPLAQTGEGIAECELLKWFVREVDPVEEFQPLYEVQSDKATIEITSRFKGKVALISHAPGWRDSG, from the exons ATGGCCATAGATTCAAATGCAGGAGGAGGGTTCATTGATGTCCCACTTGCACAAACTGGGGAAGGTATTGCTGAATGTGAGCTTCTCAAGTGGTTTGTCAGAGAG GTAGATCCTGTGGAAGAGTTTCAGCCACTCTATGAAGTTCAGAGCGATAAAGCAACCATTGAGATAACAAGTCGTTTTAAAGGGAAAGTAGCTCTCATCTCACATGCTCCAG GTTGGAGAGACTCTGGTTAA
- the LOC130495954 gene encoding uncharacterized protein LOC130495954: MSNKSPVFPIPDSQHFSDYGFNYFQVMEEARKHKRETSTKSSIINSLHFKIQKPISKDDPTRSTMQHNNKRKKKWWWKKALPFFKWRKWPISTVAAVSDEDRRVRNFRAVTGSMSMSSPVYSIESRTGSNTPYRTTTTSRPSSGPIAGTMTPARKGHVAFPYLSLREVNMEQQQRISISSSPIYLVT; this comes from the exons atgtcGAACAAATCCCCTGTTTTCCCCATCCCCGACTCTCAACATTTCAGCGACTATGGCTTTAACTACTTTCAG GTTATGGAAGAAGCGAGGAAGCACAAGAGAGAAACGTCGACGAAGTCATCCATCATCAACAGTCTTCACTTCAAGATCCAGAAACCCATTTCGAAAGATGACCCGACCCGGTCCACAATGCAGCACAACAACAAGAGGAAGAAAAAGTGGTGGTGGAAGAAAGCTTTACCCTTTTTCAAGTGGCGTAAATGGCCAATCTCCACCGTCGCCGCCGTCAGTGACGAAGATCGTAGGGTCAGGAACTTTCGCGCCGTAACCGGTTCGATGTCGATGTCGAGTCCGGTTTACTCGATTGAGAGTCGAACCGGGTCGAACACGCCATACCGTACGACGACGACGAGTAGACCTTCGTCGGGACCTATAGCGGGAACAATGACGCCGGCAAGAAAAGGTCACGTGGCGTTCCCATATTTGAGTCTACGGGAGGTTAACATGGAGCAGCAGCAGAGGATCTCTATCTCTTCCTCTCCCATTTACTTGGTCACGTAA
- the LOC108809314 gene encoding multiple organellar RNA editing factor 3, mitochondrial, whose protein sequence is MALFTVRRKLATVLSKSFSSSISSFSTFSSRSRFALPLLDKVSSNRTGLGPCYTTTRPKTSGSGYSPLNDPSPNWSNRPPKETILLDGCDYEHWLIVMEFTDPKPTEDEMINAYVRTLTSVLGSEEEAKEKIYSVCTSTYTGFGALFSEELSCKLKGLPGVLWVLPDSYLDVPNKDYGGDLYIEGKVIPRPQYRFTEQRQTRNRSRPRYGRRRETVQVERREPASQNWNQKNQPPPPSMGNQAPES, encoded by the exons ATGGCTCTTTTCACAGTCCGGCGCAAGTTAGCGACAGTCCTAAGCAAAtccttctcttcttctattTCGTCATTTTCCACGTTCTCTTCTCGCTCTCGATTCGCTTTGCCTTTACTCGACAAAGTCTCCTCGAACCGAACCGGTTTGGGCCCTTGTTACACAACGACCCGACCCAAGACATC CGGGTCGGGATACTCTCCGCTAAACGATCCTTCGCCGAACTGGAGCAACCGTCCGCCGAAGGAGACGATTCTTCTGGACGGGTGCGATTACGAGCACTGGCTCATCGTCATGGAGTTCACTGATCCAAAACCTACAGAAGACGAGATGATCAATGCTTATGTCAGAACGTTAACTTCCGTCCTCGGCAG cgAGGAGGAGGCAAAGGAGAAGATTTATTCGGTTTGCACTTCGACATACACTGGCTTTGGTGCTTTGTTCTCTGAAGAGCTTTCTTGCAAACTCAAAG GCTTACCTGGTGTTCTCTGGGTTTTACCAGATTCTTATCTTGATGTTCCCAACAAAGACTATGGAG GTGACTTGTACATTGAAGGAAAGGTGATACCAAGACCACAGTACAGGTTCACTGAACAGCGCCAGACCAGAAACCGGTCTAGGCCTAGGTATGGTAGGCGCCGCGAGACTGTCCAGGTGGAGAGGAGAGAGCCAGCATCACAGAACTGGAACCAGAAGAatcaaccaccaccaccatccaTGGGTAATCAAGCTCCCGAGAGTTAA
- the LOC130496133 gene encoding F-box/kelch-repeat protein At3g04660-like translates to MMKRVKRKETTGINQQPLTTKEDKDENDPFSIIPLDLIVEILLKVPTKSVASLVFVSKQWLSIISGKCFINQYLARSSPSPRLLFTVFGFYAPVQFLHSCSQVDPSSDRHRLNINPDKKNHQNAFSPPIRGLICRQMGSRVMIGNPTTGQFLTLPRLKTTRRGVLSFFGYDSVNDAYKVLSMTVLQGHQKRESQVVAEDHQVYTLGGGAQNKWRIVECKHPHLPPTPSHVTNKGICLNGVLYYYAWIKNEGSLISFDLISEEFNVTKLPEDNPCIVNYNGKVAITSWPTADGEVHLWVLEDATTQRWSKVSIVVPSWTALGGKNHSFRFRGTVSTGELIFSQRCPNKAPFFFISYNLKEHRAQKVVVSEFGGPYDDTEVYFDHVESPMFCQI, encoded by the coding sequence ATGATGAAGAGGGTCAAGAGGAAGGAGACGACCGGGATCAATCAGCAGCCTCTAACGACGAAAGAAGATAAAGATGAAAACGATCCGTTTTCGATTATTCCTCTGGATCTAATCGTAGAGATTCTCCTGAAAGTTCCTACCAAATCTGTAGCTAGTCTTGTCTTCGTTTCAAAACAATGGTTATCCATAATCAGTGGCAAATGTTTTATCAATCAGTACCTTGCTCGATCTTCACCTTCACCTCGGCTTCTTTTCACAGTCTTCGGCTTCTACGCGCCAGTGCAGTTCTTACATTCATGTTCCCAGGTTGATCCATCTTCTGACCGTCATAGGTTAAACATAAATCCAGATAAGAAGAACCATCAGAATGCTTTTTCTCCACCAATCCGCGGCTTGATCTGCCGTCAAATGGGTTCTAGAGTGATGATAGGTAACCCTACCACGGGCCAATTCTTAACGTTGCCTAGACTCAAAACTACAAGAAGAGGTGTGTTATCCTTTTTTGGGTATGATTCAGTGAATGATGCATACAAAGTGTTGTCCATGACTGTACTACAAGGTCATCAAAAACGTGAATCACAAGTTGTGGCCGAAGATCATCAAGTGTACACTCTAGGAGGAGGAGCCCAAAATAAATGGAGAATTGTTGAGTGTAAGCATCCTCATCTTCCTCCTACTCCTTCTCATGTTACTAATAAAGGGATATGTTTAAATGGGGTACTGTATTATTATGCTTGGATAAAAAATGAAGGATCCTTGATAAGCTTCGATCTGATATCTGAAGAGTTTAATGTCACTAAGTTACCTGAGGATAATCCTTGCATAGTGAACTACAATGGAAAGGTAGCTATAACTAGTTGGCCTACCGCTGACGGTGAAGTTCACTTGTGGGTTCTAGAAGATGCCACTACGCAACGATGGTCTAAAGTTTCAATCGTTGTTCCTTCTTGGACAGCATTAGGTGGAAAAAATCATAGCTTCAGGTTCAGGGGTACAGTTAGTACTGGTGAGCTTATATTCTCACAGCGGTGTCCCAATAAGGCGCCCTTCTTTTTCATCAGTTACAATCTCAAGGAACACAGAGCCCAAAAAGTCGTGGTTAGTGAATTTGGAGGTCCCTATGATGACACCGAAGTCTATTTTGATCATGTTGAGAGTCCTATGTTCTGTCAAATCTAA